GATAGTTACGAACCCGCCTCCAACATAGAATCCTTTCCGAGGGCTCGCATACGCTATATCAGTGAGCTCCACGAGTTCCCTAATAATTTCCAAGGCAGTTCTCCATGCAACCAGGGAGGCCTCGAGTCCTCATCAGAGTTATCTGCCTATCAGCCATGCTGATATCCGCCACCAGCGGAATCCCATACTTACCGCATATTTCTCCTATCTCAAAGTAATCCTTCATGCTAAAGGGTTAGCCGCAAGGTTCGAAGCATTCTCTATTCTCACAGTAGCAATCCGGTCCGAGTTTTTCACATCTTCCACCAGCCTAACCGTATCCATGTTTCCATTAAACCTGAACGGGTTTCTCAGGCTCGAACGCTTCTTAAAGAGGTAAATATAGGGGATGGCGTGAAAATTTATTCCAACTTGATGGAAACTATGAATCAGGCTAGAAGAAATGCTGACAAGATACGTAGGAGATTCTGATAGAATCAGTATGTGAACGTGGTAAGCCACGCAGCTTAATGAAGCCTGAAACATGGAAAACAATTCAATAAAACATACTCGAGTATTTAAAGAAAACACGGGCCCGCCGGGATTTGAACCCGGGGCCTCCGGCTCCGAAGGCCGGCGCCCTGATCCTGGCTAGGCAACGGGCCCTTTCAAGGTTTTACTTAAGGGTTTTCTTTTTTATATTTTCTCGAAAGCTTGTCGGCGTAGTGGAGGGGTATGGGTAGGTGAGTTTCCCCTCTCAGCAGTTTTTCTACTATTTCAACAGCTGATTCCAGGCTTAACCCGTACCCGATGCTAACGTAAAGTCTTCGCTTTCCGTGGTGGAGTACTTTCCCAAGCCTCTGCCCGTGGGCTATTATATAGCCTTCTTCATCGACAACCCCGTGAAGAGGCTTCTTGGCAACCCCTATGGAAGGGGTTTTGGTTACGAGCCCGAGGTGCGTTGCTATCCCGAACGCCCGTGGATGTGTTAACCCGTGGCCGTCGACCAGTAACACATCAGGCTTCACATTGAGATGGGATAAGGTTTTCAAGTAGCCCGGGAGCTCCCTGAACGCTAAAAGGCCGGGGATGTAAGGTATTAACGCTTCACGGCGGGTAACTTTCTCATCAACCACCGCGTCCGTGGCGACGTCGTAGACCACGGCTACAGCGATTTGAACGTTATTAATGAACGAGGAGTCGAAGCCTGCGGCGAACCTTACCTTTGAGAGATCCAGCCTAGGGAACTCTGCAACCTGTCTTAGCACCTTCTTCCCTAGGATCTTCTGGGCGTGAACTACTTTTTCATAGTTGAACAGGTCTCACACCAAGCTTATTTAATAATTGCTAAATCCGATTTATACTTACAGTTGATGTAACAGGCTTATGGAGGGTTGTCCTAATGGGTTTCAGCGTGGACAGTCTCGCCAATGTGCTCTCCCGGCTGAGAGAGAGCGGTGTCGACTACGTGTTAATCGGAGACACGGTTATCCAGCTCCATCTCGGCTTGAAAACGCTTGAGGGTGATGTAGACTTGTTCGCGCTAAGCCCTAGCCCGTTGGGGGAGCAGGAGTTCTACTCCTCTCTCGCCGAGAGTAACGGATGGGAAATGGCTTCAACCGAGCTTGGCACCCCAAAGCTAGTATGTAACGTGAACGGAGAGACGGTGGAGGTTGAACTCTACGAGAACTTCATGGATCTCGAGATACCTGAGGAATTGCTGAACCAATCCGTTACAATCACGGTGGGCAATGTTAAAGCCAAGGCACTGAGACCCGAGCACTACTTCGTCCTAAAGGCAAGGCAAGGGGTCGACTTGGACAAGCTTAAACGGTGGCTCAAGCAGGTTGAGAAAGCAGGTTTCAACAAGAAAATCGTGGAGGAGGCGATAAGGCTCTTTCCGGATTTCGAGGAGAAGACAATTAGGGAGAGGCTAAGGAGCATAGGGTTAACAGTGTAACCCAATATTTTTAAACACGTGTTGGAATTCAAAGGTTAAGGGTGGTTACGGATGCCGGTTAACGACCCCGAGTTGCTGAAGATAGTGCAGGCGAGAATCTTAAACAAGACGGTGTGCAGGAAGTGTGGTGCTTTAAACCCGCCGGGCGCAACGAAGTGTAGAAGGTGTAAGTCCAAGGGCACATTGAGACCCAAGAAAGCTGTTAGAACAGCCACTAAAGCAGCCTAATGTGTTTA
This is a stretch of genomic DNA from Thermosphaera aggregans DSM 11486. It encodes these proteins:
- a CDS encoding endonuclease V — encoded protein: MLRQVAEFPRLDLSKVRFAAGFDSSFINNVQIAVAVVYDVATDAVVDEKVTRREALIPYIPGLLAFRELPGYLKTLSHLNVKPDVLLVDGHGLTHPRAFGIATHLGLVTKTPSIGVAKKPLHGVVDEEGYIIAHGQRLGKVLHHGKRRLYVSIGYGLSLESAVEIVEKLLRGETHLPIPLHYADKLSRKYKKENP
- a CDS encoding nucleotidyltransferase; its protein translation is MGFSVDSLANVLSRLRESGVDYVLIGDTVIQLHLGLKTLEGDVDLFALSPSPLGEQEFYSSLAESNGWEMASTELGTPKLVCNVNGETVEVELYENFMDLEIPEELLNQSVTITVGNVKAKALRPEHYFVLKARQGVDLDKLKRWLKQVEKAGFNKKIVEEAIRLFPDFEEKTIRERLRSIGLTV
- a CDS encoding 50S ribosomal protein L40e; translation: MPVNDPELLKIVQARILNKTVCRKCGALNPPGATKCRRCKSKGTLRPKKAVRTATKAA